CATCGAAGTACTGAGGTCCTATTGCACAGTTGAGGTCAAAAAATATTGACCAATGTCATTTCAAATTTgaatacaaacaaataaaaatacggCTACAATTATCTAATTCAATTGTACAgcaagaacaaaagaaataaGAGTCACCAGAGAATCAGATTTTTTCAGTAAACTATGGGCTTTCAGCTTCTCGGCTAGTAGTTTACATGTAGaagataataaataaaaataactataTAAAAACAGTCGCATAATGACACACAGAAGAATGAGAAAAAGAGAGTTGTCGGTAGGCCAGCAATATCCAACCTAGCAGAACCCAAAATGCTTATAAGCGTCAGCTTGACTTGCTCTCGCAGCAAAGGATGGAATGGGAACTATCCGTCTAAACGCAGTGGATCTCTCCTGCATTCTCTCCCAAGTATTTTCTTTCATCATGCATCTCCCTTATTACAATAATCCATATGCATGGGAAGAAATTCAGCAACATGATTTTATGTgtaggaaaataagaaaaatgcAGTTACCCAAAATTGGATTAGAGTAATTTATACCTTACGGAAAGAAATGTATCTTTGGAAAATCAATGGAGATACAATTACCCAAAATGGAGTAATGAACAACATTTGTAAAGGGACTGTGACGAAAGCAAGGGTACGTGTAGGAAAAGAAGTTATTCAGAATCTAGCCGTATATTCTTCGGCTTTTCTGAGCTTAGGTTTCATGGTTTCAAGTTTCAACGGTCTACTGAGACCTACTTTTAGACCGGGATGTCTGGGTGTTCCCTCTAGTCTTCTATCTGTTGAAAGGTCTCATGGAACTTCTTTGGCATCTAAATGGGTAAATTGGAGTGTTTAATGTGGACTTATTTTGTCCAATTTGACATCTGATCcttaaaatgaaacaaatgagCGCTTGCATCAAAATCCAGTCTAAGAACTCTTGCATCAATCTAAGCATCCATCGCAATGCAAAATGCAAATTCAAGCCGAATATTTCGCAATAATGCTACGTATACCGTGAGGGATACCGCAGCTGCTAAAAAGTGACCCCACCCTAAACCCCAATCCCCTGCAAATTTCCCCCGGGGCTCCACATGTAACCGTTCATTCCCCTCATGGGATTTTTCCCGGTGTAAAACCGCGGTCAACGTAGCATCACTGAGTATTTTGTGCTTTAGATCATATTTGCAAAGATAATTTTAGTTAGTACGCGCTGGGCTTGTTGGTAAGTTGCTTGATTTGTTATGTCTAATCTGCATCAATGTCAAACTTGAGGACCGAGTACACATCAAATGACTTGATTGCCTAATTCAAAATCAACATTTTCAAAATTAGCAGCGAAATTACCATTCTGCTAAATTATCGTTGATAACATTCCAACTTCTTACCTTAAAACCATTTTGATAATTTGATATTTAAATTGGTTGTGAAAGTGATGCATTTAGTGAATATGCTTTattaaaatataattaaaaaGAACAGAATTATATTGTTTCTCAGAGTCTCTAAAAACCACATACTACCTTGTACACTTGTAAATTGACCATGGAAGTGATGTATCTAGTGAATCTGCTTTATTCAACAATTATTATTCCGCTAAACTAACGTTGATAAGATTCAAAGTTTTTACCTTAAAAGCCTTTTGATAATCTGGTATTTAAATCGGCCATAAAAGTGATGCACTTAGTGAAATATAACAAAATTCAAATAAACAGAACTATATTATTTCTCAAGGTCTCCAAAATCTAAATACTACCTCGTACACTTGTAAATTGGCCGTAAAGGTGATGCATTTAGTGAATCTACATTATTCATATATAATTCAGCAGAAGTATATCATTTATGTAGGTCTCCAAAGACCAAATACTACGTCATACACTTGTAAGTTGTAGTAGCTCGAATAAATCTAGATTTTCACCAAAAACACCTAAAACTATTTTCATCCATTTAAATACTGATTAAGCAATATATGGTTTTAAAATTCCTAATACCATGTTTGAATATCACTTCAGAAGTTATTTTCGATTTCTATAACTAAGAAAGTTAGAAATTAACTTGGATATGTAATTTCAAAATAACTTTTAAAAGCCAAAAGGATAACTTTTTGTGAGGTAAGATGTTTTTGTTTCTGAAATTGATTATAATATCCAAACACCTTAATGCATTCTAGAGATTAATAGGTGATTTAAGAGGCTTAGATATTTATCCACGTTTTTTTCTATAAACAATATTTATCCCCGAATAAAAGGATTTCTTTTTAAAAAATCTCGAAGGGCCGAACTCTAATTTTAAGCAAAGAGAGAAACGagtaagaaaaagagaagaaaaatgcaAGAAGCTAGATTTTAGAAGCGTATAAAGAGCATCAATCTTGTAACAATATCAAACATGAGAAACGAGTAGTCATTAAATGACTTGATTGGAAACCATAATTCAATCTTCCTAGAATCTTCTCTCTTCTCTCGGGGAAAAATTTATCTCTCTTATTCAATCTTACTAAAATCTTTGAGATCTTAATCCAAATATGTCATATTTCATTTAAGATCTTCAGAACGTTTGACAAATTTAATATAAATATTACTATTTATTAGtattaaataaaaaatcatttttaGTGATTTTAGGTTTGTAAATAAtgttcttattttattttcaattgaTTCATCCCTTCTAATGACTTTTGTATGCCAATTAGATGTTTTTTATAGCCTTAAGGGCGCCTCATATGATTGTTACAATCTTATCAAATGTATCATTGCTGGAAAATTTTCGGAAGTAGACATGGTTTTACAATTCTTTGAAGATAAATTAATGGCTACATAAAAATTGTGATAATAATGAAATGGGCAGATTACTCCCCTATGGGACATTATACTTTTATTGAAGAAGACAGATCTCAATGACACAATTTTATTTCTAAAGTTATTTTTCATATATCAGTTTCCTCTGTGAAACAAGatatatttagttttttttttatctttctcatCTTTGATGTATTTGGTAATCATGTATttaattttgcaatattaatgaaatcaagatgtttctttcaaaagcaaaacaaaacaaaaatgacCTGATTGGCTAGTCCGAAATCATATTTTCAAAATGAGCTACGGAATtatatattttcttttccttttgatACGGACAACGTGAGATTCGAACCTCTAACCTATAACTCGAGAGTTCGACCCCTGGCTAACTAAGCCGATCCCTGTTGGTTAAAGAATTACTATTATGCGTCCTGCTAAATTAGTGTTGATAAGATTCCAACTTCTTATCTTAAAACCATTTTTGACAATTTGATATTTAAGTTGACCGTGAAAGTGATGCGTTTAATAAATACTACTTCCGtctcactattaagtgacctacttTATAACTAAATTTAGTGGGACGAAGATAGTATGTCACTTgatagtgggacggaggtagtatttaTTAAACGCATAAAACTCAAAAGAGTAGAACTGTATTATCTCCGGGTCTCCAAAAAAACAAATACCACCTCGTACACTTGTAAATTGGCCGTGAAAGTGATACATTTAGGGAATCTGATTTATTCAAACACAATTCAGAAGAGCAGAACTATATCATTTCTCCAAGTCTCCAAAAACCAAATACTACCTCGTATATTTGTCAATTTGTAATGGCTCGAATTAAATAAATCCAGATTTGCACCGAAAACACCTAAAACTATTTTAATTCATTCAAGTATTGATTAAGCAGGATATGATTTTAAAATTCTTAATACCATATTTGAATATTACTTCAGAAGTTATTTTCGATTTCTAAAATTTCAATTTCTATAATTAAGGTTAGAAATTATTTCGGATACATAATTTCAAAATAACTCCTAAAAACAAAAAGGTTGAATTTCTGCGAGGTAATTTCTGAAGTTGATTATTTTATAATATCAAAACACCTAGATGCATTCCAGAAATTAATATGTGATTTAAGAGCCTTGGATATTTTAAAAAATCTGGGAGGACAGAACTGTAATTTTAAGCAAAAGGAGAAACGagtaagaaaaagagaagaaagtgCAAGAAGTTAGATTTTAGAAGCGTATAAAGAGCATCAACCTAGTAATAATCCACTCCCCTTTTTTATTATTTCAGTTTACTCTCTTGTGTGTGGAGTTTCTTCTCCACCTCTACCCACCATCAAACAAAATGgatccatcactgccaccaccaccaccctcacCAATCTCCACAAccacaacaaccactacaaacaACCACCAGGGTGGCGGCGGAGGTAGTGGTTACACAGACTCAATAGACTCATCAACATCACCTCGTTCAAGAAACAACGATTCATGGGAAAATGAACAGCAATTACCACAAGTCATCCCAAATTCAAAACTCCGTCTCATGTGTAGTTACGGCGGTCATATAATCCCGCGGCCTCATGATAAATCTCTGTGTTATATCGGTGGTGATACTCGTATTGTAGTTGTGGATCGTCATTCATCGCTTGTTTCACTTTCGTCGAAAATCTCAAGAACTTTACTAAACGGTCGTTCTTTTACATTGAAATATCAATTACCAAATGAAGATTTGGATTCACTGATTTCAGTATCAACTGATGAAGATCTTGAGAATATGATTGAAGAATATGATCGTACTTCGGCTGCTTCGGTGAAAACATCGAGGATtcgtttgtttttgttcttttcaaAACCTGAAACGGCTGCTTCAATGGGTTCATTACTTGATGATTCTAAATCTGAATCTTGGTTTGTTGATGCTTTGAATGGTTCTGGGAATTTACCTAGAGGATTATCTGCTGATTCTGCTTCTGTTAATTGTTTGTTAGGTTTAGATGATGTTGTTCGTATTCAAGATCATAATCGTAATCAACATGTGGAAATGAATAATCAGAATGATTTATCATTGGGGAATTTGAACAAACAGATGAAGGGGGGTAATGTTCAAGATGTTCAATCAATACCTGATTCACCTATGATGGAAACTAATTCATCATTTGGGTCTACTACTTCTTCACCTTCAATGTCTAATTTGCCTCCAATTAGGGTTCATGTTGAAGATCAGAAAGTTGCTGGATTAGAAGATCATTTTTCACATATGAATATTGCTCCTCCTCAACATAAACAGGATGAAGGGGGTTTTGCGTTACTTTCAtctcctcctccacttcctactaCCATTACTGTCTCTGCTGGAGTTCATTCTGGTACTGTTAATGCTTCTGGTGTTGTTAATGAAAACAGCCATAATCGGGTTTACTCTGATGATGAGAGATCTGAGTATGGGTTTCGAAAACCACCTCAGCCTCCACAACCTCAATTGCAGCAGAAAACTAGTGGTGGTGTTGATTTGCCCTCCCCTGATGGGACTGCAAGGTACTACAAATTTCTTTTTAAAATGTTAATTCTCATTCAGGAAATTGTCTTAGAATATGCAGAAAACACAAAATTGCTTGAATTTTGATTTTGCATAgttaaatttgaattttgagtTCTGAAAATACATATTTGGATTGTTAATTTTACAGAGATAGTATTCCAAACATGATGGCtagaccaaaacaagtttattatCAAGAACAAGTTGCCCAACAAGTTCCACCAAGTGATAGCAGAATTGCTGTTGATCCAAAAAGAGATGTTTCAGATCTAAATTATCGAATCCagatgcagcaacagcagcagcaggaacaacAACACATTCGGGAATCGGGGTATGCTTTACCTCCACAACAATTggatcaacaacagcaacagcaccagTTTATCTCTGCAACTGGCACACATTACATCCAACAACATGGAGCAGGACAGGTACCAATTTCATCACCTTACTATCACCCAATGTATGTTCCACAACAACCGCAACAACATCTCCATCAAATGGATCAACAAATTCCTATGTATTATGTCCCCGTTCATCAAACTCAATCTTATAGCATGTCTATGCAACCAAATATGAgtgaaacatcaaaaatctcttcAAATCGACCTCCTACACCTCCAACTCCTACTATGGTCTCTACATCTGTTGCCCCACAAAATCCTGGGTATCCCCCTCGGTCTGCTCCTCCACCTAAACAACCCGAGATGGCATCAACTGTTTATAGAACAACTGCGCCAGGGCAAGTTGGAGGTCAACAGATGATGCACACAGCTACGGATCAGCATCAACAGCCGCATTTTGTTAGTTACCATCCAATGCATCACCCATCTCAATCTATTCAAGCTCCTAATGCTGGTAATTATGCTTATGAGTACTCGGATCCTAACCATGCTCAAATATATTATACTCAGCCTTTGACTTCTCATTACCAAACAATGAGTGTGGCTCAAGCAGTAGCAGCAGTTTCTGATGCTACTTCGCAGATAGCCACAGATCAAAACACTAATAAGCAGTAGCATATTatcaaaaacaaaggaatcaattTTGAGATGGAATTAGTTTGTGAGTGAAGAGGTTGTCGTATTTCATTTGGTaatgttcttttcttttcttttttgttgcgtGTTAAAGTTATTGGTATTGATTTGTGTTAGTCTGTCTTGTTTGATAGAGTAAAAAAAATAAGGAACTTAGGTTCCTATATTtgtatcatttttttctttttatgtcaCTGTTGCTGAACTTGGTAAAGGAAATGAAGCTACGAGATCTATATAGTATATTGTTCTAGTAAATTAGTTCCCGTTGTTATGTCTGTCCAATGTAATCAGTCGTGCTCAATATATATACATCAAGCTTTGAAATATATATACTTCTTTGGTTCAGTATTCTATTCTTACTGCTTTCTGTACAGAGATTGAATGAGCATTGCCTCATATTTATACCAAGCGATGAATATCAGTGTGGATTGCTAGTAGAAACCCATAATCTGGAGCTGACCATGGTTCTCCATGACAGTGTACTTGGCGTTCTATTGTTTTAAAGTCAGTCATTGGTTCTACAAGCAGCATAGGTTTGAGCCTGGAAGTGGTGGGAGGTCAGCTTCTATTGTTTTCAAGTCAGCCGTCGGTTCTACAAGCAGCATAGGTTTGAGCCTGGAACTGTTGGGAGGTCAGGTTCGGCCTGGTAAACAGGTGACTGGAAGGTTCATATTGAATTTAGTAGAAGGGGTTCAGTGATGGATGATTTTGAAGTTATTTTGGGTAATACATATTAGTCAAATAGGGTTTAAGATATTCAGGAGTAAAATTCTGGTGAGGTCAAACAGTGACTGATAAGAAGACCAGAGTTGACTATCCAGTCTCATCATGCTGAATCTTTATCATCTCATGTGGCTATCAGGTGGCTCCTTAAACTTGGTAAACAGCTTACACTTATATTTTATAGGATGACGGAAGTCGCTTTAATGTTTAAGAATAGAATCAATATTTCCATaataaatagaagaagaatgaaggttTTGGCTCTTCGGAGTAATCGAATGGGTGCACCTAGAAAAAGACCTCGAGATGAGAAAAAGATATCCAGATGGATTCTCATGATGATGAATCTTTGACACGGTTTCTTGGTGTCAGCAGCATCATGCGTTcatgttcttttctttttatttctagTTTCCGACCCCTCCTTAACTGCGTGCAAATTTAAAGCTCTCTCCCACAGAAACAGTAGTACTGCACTACAGTCATTCCAGGCAGACTGAACAAGAAAAGGAACtgattcattttcttttcttttttttgaacttTCTATTGGGGCCATTACTTCCAGGTGAATTTTTATTTACCACTAGCATTGCATCCTATGCCTTGAAGCAGATGCCGCAATAAAATCACAGATAACAAACCCAGCAATATGTGCCTGGAAGTAGATGCATTTCAAAGTGAATGGTTACTGGTACAATTGTGGAGATTGATACGTTTACGGCCTGAATTCAAAACTTCAGAGGACCGCGGCACCTTGATTCCTACGGATGACatatcaagaaaaaagaaaaaaaatcctacaTGACTAGGAGATTTGATTTCGCTACAGATGAATTTGTATTAGAAGGGATGTACAAAGACAACAGCTAACCAAAAGCTCAAAACAACTGGAGTACTGGACCAAGAGCTCATGCGTTATAATAAAGGAAGTGATTCTTCATGCTTCTGGCGATGATGGTACGTATAGTTCAGTTTTAAATTCCCACAACGTTCGCCTCAACTTTAGGTCAAAAAAGTATGGACCTGCATGGACAGAAATCAAACTGTCGACTGAAATCAATTAACAAGTATATATTCTAGTACGTACATATGAATACTTAGCTGGATCATCATGGATTGTTGTTCATAGTACACAGTAACCTATGTACGTAACTTCAATTTTTGTTTACAAATTACAACACTGGATTCACGTACACCTTTAATTTTCCAATCTTTTACTTAAAAATTATTTTGGGACCGGAAAATTTGGCATTGAAGCAAAGAACATGTGAAACTACTGTAAGTATACACGTGCATGCACCCCCAAATCGGCCTCCTGTATCCATAGTTCGGGCGCAAACAAAAACTCTTAACGAACCCTCTCACAAATCCACCCCGCACGTCTACCGAGGGGTGCGGGTCCACTGGGATccacaaataaaaaataataataaaaaaaaaataactgtGAGAGGCGGTTTTAACCTGGTTTTTTTCTCTCGGTCCGTAGAGAATCATTGTTGAAATATAAGACATGATTTATTGGATCTTTCTAGCCTTCTCCCGGTTCAAAAAATCCGTAGTCAAAAAATCCATAGTTGGGATCGTAGAGGTAGTGGACGTATAATGGTTGTCCATCTTTAAAAAAGCAGAAGTTGGATAATGATTGTCCCTTTTTAGCTTAAAATCCTCGTAACTTAGTGGAGTCCATAGGAAAATGATCGGGGTCTTGTATATATATCGTATAATTTAGTATAAAACAGATAACCATTATGTATTTTGCGCAATAAAGTAGAAAATATATTATCATATCCATTTTTTTCCTCAAAACCGGACAACCATTGTCCATTCTCAAGCTCTTCTCAAATCCGTGTAGGAATTTTGTTGTTATTGTTTAAGGAGGAAcgttagtgttgatggtggatttttgacgaaagtTATATTCGTAAAATCACATCGGAATTTATGCATTTCTGATTAGTATCAGAATGATAAGAAATTCTCGTCTTCAGCTTCCGCAAGAGAAGTGAATTGCAGTCATGTAATCTCATGAAAGTAATAACATATgagtttcgggttttcaacttttgctattggcacacatTAGTTAAAACTGTTTCAatttttctctggtaaaggttgcttttgttgttgttcttttgttcttgcgagaggatgacaacacagtgggggagagttctcatttgaacttgcgcttaatgatatatgttTCCGGGAAGAAGAGGCTGCGAAATCTggggtaacgaatttgttagttaatcgttttcttgtttaagaaaaacctgttcatattgcatatattttgcttttgcttaacaaaatttcggtacaattgatatattacatcattgtgtatggatgtgtgtatgTACGtatgattcaattatttccggttaagaaaaacaatGTCAATTTTCTTGGCTTAtttttgggtatcaagtgtttttgcttaacgaaattcggtgcagtTGCGGTGATATAATGTCTatgattgtttcaattgcttcgataagaaaataattgtgcaagtcaatttattttggtttgtatgtattgtttatggcttaacaaaatacgagatcatttgtttagtccaatttgttccggataagagaaactataagttaattctaatcttagttagacttatgaaattgaaggattcggttattcaagcctaatcgaatgccttgacaagaaaaactagttaactaacctagtgtttgtcttgtc
This genomic stretch from Papaver somniferum cultivar HN1 chromosome 5, ASM357369v1, whole genome shotgun sequence harbors:
- the LOC113282205 gene encoding alpha-protein kinase 1-like, encoding MDPSLPPPPPSPISTTTTTTTNNHQGGGGGSGYTDSIDSSTSPRSRNNDSWENEQQLPQVIPNSKLRLMCSYGGHIIPRPHDKSLCYIGGDTRIVVVDRHSSLVSLSSKISRTLLNGRSFTLKYQLPNEDLDSLISVSTDEDLENMIEEYDRTSAASVKTSRIRLFLFFSKPETAASMGSLLDDSKSESWFVDALNGSGNLPRGLSADSASVNCLLGLDDVVRIQDHNRNQHVEMNNQNDLSLGNLNKQMKGGNVQDVQSIPDSPMMETNSSFGSTTSSPSMSNLPPIRVHVEDQKVAGLEDHFSHMNIAPPQHKQDEGGFALLSSPPPLPTTITVSAGVHSGTVNASGVVNENSHNRVYSDDERSEYGFRKPPQPPQPQLQQKTSGGVDLPSPDGTARDSIPNMMARPKQVYYQEQVAQQVPPSDSRIAVDPKRDVSDLNYRIQMQQQQQQEQQHIRESGYALPPQQLDQQQQQHQFISATGTHYIQQHGAGQVPISSPYYHPMYVPQQPQQHLHQMDQQIPMYYVPVHQTQSYSMSMQPNMSETSKISSNRPPTPPTPTMVSTSVAPQNPGYPPRSAPPPKQPEMASTVYRTTAPGQVGGQQMMHTATDQHQQPHFVSYHPMHHPSQSIQAPNAGNYAYEYSDPNHAQIYYTQPLTSHYQTMSVAQAVAAVSDATSQIATDQNTNKQ